From a single Chloroflexota bacterium genomic region:
- a CDS encoding sugar phosphate isomerase/epimerase — protein sequence MKKGLNRGALPQNWQPAQILDTAKAAGFDGVELTFGNEGYLHVNLTNDELGTIRKHAESIGIELPSLYTSLNWQVLMTSADPDVRANAARINERMLEVAHEIGANTLLIVPGVVDESTAYDDAYNRARDALAGLVPKARSLGVSIGVENVWNKFLLSPLEFARFVDEINDPHVGAYFDVGNILAYGYPEQWIRILGKRIKKCHVKDFVAQRPGGHFTTLLEGDVNWPAVRQAWNEIGYDDYVTVEIGPMRHNPELGARIMAESLDTIFGLE from the coding sequence ATGAAGAAGGGTTTGAACCGGGGAGCGTTGCCGCAAAACTGGCAACCTGCGCAGATTCTCGATACGGCTAAAGCAGCGGGCTTCGATGGTGTGGAGTTGACATTTGGCAATGAAGGATACTTGCATGTCAACCTCACGAACGACGAGTTGGGCACCATCAGGAAACATGCCGAGTCAATCGGTATAGAACTTCCCAGCTTGTATACCAGCTTAAATTGGCAGGTGCTCATGACGTCTGCCGACCCGGACGTACGCGCCAACGCGGCGCGCATCAACGAGCGCATGTTGGAAGTGGCGCATGAGATTGGCGCGAACACTCTGCTCATTGTGCCGGGTGTGGTCGATGAAAGCACCGCCTACGACGATGCGTACAACCGCGCGCGCGACGCGCTAGCGGGTCTTGTTCCCAAAGCGAGAAGCCTGGGCGTGTCGATTGGCGTAGAGAACGTCTGGAATAAGTTCTTGCTGAGCCCGCTTGAATTTGCTCGGTTCGTTGACGAAATCAATGATCCCCACGTCGGCGCCTACTTTGACGTGGGCAATATCCTTGCCTACGGCTACCCGGAGCAATGGATTCGGATTCTGGGTAAGCGCATCAAGAAGTGCCATGTCAAGGACTTCGTTGCTCAACGGCCCGGCGGCCACTTTACTACCTTGTTGGAAGGCGATGTGAATTGGCCCGCCGTGCGACAGGCGTGGAACGAGATTGGGTATGACGACTATGTAACCGTTGAGATCGGGCCCATGCGCCACAATCCGGAGTTGGGCGCGCGTATAATGGCTGAATCTTTGGATACGATCTTCGGCTTAGAGTAG